A region of uncultured Desulfobacter sp. DNA encodes the following proteins:
- the groL gene encoding chaperonin GroEL (60 kDa chaperone family; promotes refolding of misfolded polypeptides especially under stressful conditions; forms two stacked rings of heptamers to form a barrel-shaped 14mer; ends can be capped by GroES; misfolded proteins enter the barrel where they are refolded when GroES binds): protein MAKEIKYDANAREAMLRGVKTLADAVVVTLGPKGRNVVIEKSWGSPNVTKDGVTVAKEIEIKDKFENMGAQMVKEVASKTSDMAGDGTTTATVLARAIYENGQKLVVAGHNPMWIKRGIDKAVAKVVEALEAMARPTKNQNDIAQVGTISANNDETIGNIIAEAMDKVGKEGVITVEEAKSIDTTLEVVEGMQFDRGYLSPYFVTDTEKMNVSFDSPYVLICEKKVSSMKDLLPILEEISKTRKPLLIVAEDVEGEALATLVVNKLRGSLNVAAVKAPGFGDRRKNMLEDIAVLTGGQLVSEDIGLKLENVTLQDLGQAKTITIDKDNTTIVDGAGSKEALGGRVKMLRAQVEETSSDYDREKLQERLAKLVGGVAVISVGAATETEMKEKKARVEDALNATRAAVEEGIVPGGGVALIRCIPDLETLTLEGEEKLGIDVIAKAIEEPLRKIANNAGVEGAVVVNKVKEGQGAFGYNARTNVYEDLISAGVMDPKKVVRFALQNAASVASVMLTTQAMIAEKPDKT, encoded by the coding sequence ATGGCCAAAGAAATTAAATACGATGCAAACGCCCGTGAGGCAATGCTTAGGGGTGTGAAGACACTTGCAGATGCAGTGGTGGTGACTCTGGGGCCTAAAGGCAGAAACGTGGTGATTGAAAAATCCTGGGGCTCACCCAATGTAACCAAGGACGGTGTAACCGTTGCAAAAGAGATTGAGATTAAAGACAAGTTTGAGAATATGGGCGCTCAGATGGTAAAGGAAGTGGCCAGTAAGACCTCTGATATGGCCGGGGACGGTACAACCACGGCGACCGTTCTTGCCCGGGCGATTTATGAAAATGGTCAGAAACTGGTGGTTGCCGGTCATAACCCCATGTGGATTAAAAGGGGCATTGACAAAGCCGTTGCCAAGGTCGTTGAAGCGTTAGAAGCAATGGCAAGACCCACCAAAAACCAGAATGATATCGCCCAGGTTGGCACCATCTCGGCCAACAACGATGAGACCATCGGCAATATTATTGCCGAAGCCATGGATAAAGTCGGAAAGGAAGGCGTTATTACGGTTGAAGAGGCCAAGTCAATAGATACGACCCTTGAGGTGGTGGAAGGCATGCAGTTTGATCGGGGATACCTTTCTCCCTACTTTGTAACCGATACTGAAAAAATGAATGTCTCATTTGATAGCCCCTATGTGTTGATTTGCGAAAAAAAGGTCTCTTCCATGAAAGACCTTCTTCCGATTCTTGAAGAAATTTCCAAAACGCGAAAACCACTTTTGATCGTAGCTGAAGATGTTGAAGGCGAAGCCCTCGCGACCCTGGTTGTCAACAAACTTCGCGGCTCTTTAAATGTTGCGGCAGTCAAGGCGCCAGGGTTTGGTGACAGAAGAAAAAACATGCTGGAAGATATTGCCGTTTTAACTGGCGGACAGCTTGTTTCCGAAGATATCGGACTCAAACTTGAAAATGTAACTCTGCAGGATCTGGGTCAGGCAAAAACCATTACCATTGATAAAGACAACACCACAATCGTTGATGGTGCAGGTTCCAAAGAAGCCCTTGGGGGGCGGGTCAAAATGCTTCGGGCACAAGTTGAAGAAACGAGTTCTGACTATGATAGGGAAAAGCTTCAGGAACGGTTGGCAAAACTCGTTGGCGGCGTTGCCGTCATTAGTGTCGGTGCTGCCACTGAAACTGAAATGAAGGAAAAGAAAGCCCGGGTGGAAGACGCCCTTAACGCAACCCGGGCGGCGGTGGAAGAGGGTATCGTTCCCGGCGGCGGTGTCGCCCTTATCAGGTGTATTCCTGACCTTGAAACCCTTACCCTTGAGGGTGAGGAAAAGTTGGGTATTGATGTGATTGCCAAAGCCATTGAAGAACCACTGCGTAAAATTGCCAATAATGCCGGAGTTGAAGGTGCTGTCGTTGTCAATAAAGTAAAGGAGGGCCAAGGCGCTTTTGGCTACAATGCGCGGACAAACGTTTATGAAGATCTGATTTCAGCCGGTGTTATGGATCCGAAAAAGGTGGTCCGTTTTGCCCTCCAGAATGCGGCCAGTGTCGCATCTGTCATGCTGACCACACAGGCCATGATTGCTGAAAAACCGGATAAGACATAA
- a CDS encoding phosphomannose isomerase type II C-terminal cupin domain: MKNKKIVVYPGKRLSLQRHQHRDEHWYIVSGKGEWTLDSKTIELTAGQAVDIPRKSIHRIENSGLENLVFMEIQAGDYFGEDEIERLADDFGRI, translated from the coding sequence GTGAAGAACAAAAAAATAGTGGTTTATCCAGGAAAGCGTCTGAGTCTTCAACGTCACCAGCATCGTGATGAACACTGGTATATTGTCAGCGGAAAAGGGGAATGGACACTTGACAGCAAAACCATTGAGTTGACAGCCGGGCAGGCGGTGGATATCCCGCGGAAATCCATCCATAGAATTGAGAACAGCGGCCTGGAAAATCTGGTGTTTATGGAGATCCAGGCCGGTGATTATTTTGGTGAGGATGAGATTGAACGACTGGCCGATGATTTCGGAAGAATTTGA
- a CDS encoding glycoside hydrolase family 130 protein produces MLLKCNRKLRVKRKPNTIVGDASRVITSPHFPGSSRRKNLIVKRICGLSKEESKKLLKRIMKDFSWRHEDLNFIFNRHFNLIEGCISKEIVLSDTQKSLIGAYFTKEYAIESAALFNPSIVPHPIQDHLEKGSLRFVMSLRATGEGHISSIVFRSGVLNRYNTFRFDPVSEFVETPVLKVNPSYKRKIFQHKLKEMNADNDICSYILNELPEVFRKQQLITQMNTLRNHPHFSKSKQDRAFEIIHWLSDSNYEVAFHSDHRISERVIFPVSKNESRGIEDARFVQFFDDNGNSTYYATYTAYNGFAILPQLIETKDFISFKITMLNGKAAQNKGLALFPKKINGQFTMLSRQDGENNHIMFSKHLHFWGTSKVIQTPEYPWEFIQIGNCGSPIETSEGWIVLTHGVGPMRQYCIGAMLLDLENPCKVIARLEQPLLTPTEKEREGYVPNVVYSCGSILHSNELVIPYAMSDINSGIATIKVKTLIQHMRKTIYGNKFRGHKR; encoded by the coding sequence ATGCTGCTGAAATGCAATCGAAAACTTAGAGTAAAAAGAAAACCCAATACGATTGTCGGGGATGCCTCCCGTGTGATTACAAGCCCCCATTTTCCCGGTAGTTCCAGGCGTAAAAATCTGATTGTAAAACGAATCTGTGGTCTGTCGAAAGAAGAGAGCAAAAAATTATTAAAAAGGATAATGAAGGATTTTTCATGGCGGCATGAGGATCTGAACTTTATTTTTAACCGGCACTTTAACCTGATAGAGGGCTGTATTAGTAAAGAGATAGTGCTCAGTGATACCCAAAAATCATTGATCGGCGCATACTTTACAAAAGAGTATGCCATTGAGTCCGCAGCCCTTTTCAATCCGTCCATCGTTCCTCACCCGATTCAAGACCACCTTGAAAAGGGCAGTCTGCGGTTTGTCATGAGTCTGCGGGCAACCGGGGAAGGTCATATTTCCTCCATTGTTTTTAGAAGTGGTGTGCTCAACCGGTATAACACCTTTCGGTTTGACCCGGTCAGTGAATTTGTCGAAACCCCGGTTCTAAAGGTAAATCCTTCCTACAAGCGTAAGATTTTTCAACATAAGCTCAAGGAAATGAATGCGGATAACGATATCTGCTCCTATATTCTCAATGAACTGCCCGAAGTATTCAGAAAGCAACAATTAATCACACAAATGAACACCCTGCGAAACCACCCCCATTTTTCAAAGAGTAAGCAGGACAGGGCATTTGAGATCATCCACTGGCTTTCCGATTCAAATTATGAGGTCGCATTTCATTCAGACCATCGCATATCCGAGAGAGTTATTTTTCCTGTTTCCAAAAATGAGAGCCGTGGGATAGAAGATGCAAGATTTGTTCAGTTCTTTGATGATAACGGGAACTCAACCTACTATGCGACCTATACGGCTTATAACGGGTTTGCCATCCTCCCCCAATTGATCGAGACCAAAGACTTTATCAGTTTTAAAATAACCATGTTGAACGGAAAGGCTGCCCAGAATAAAGGATTGGCCTTATTCCCCAAAAAAATTAACGGCCAGTTTACCATGCTGTCACGGCAGGATGGCGAAAATAACCATATCATGTTTTCAAAGCATCTGCACTTCTGGGGGACCTCTAAAGTTATCCAGACACCCGAATATCCCTGGGAATTTATTCAGATCGGCAATTGCGGCTCCCCCATAGAGACAAGCGAGGGCTGGATTGTTCTAACCCATGGCGTGGGCCCCATGCGGCAGTATTGTATCGGGGCGATGCTTCTTGATCTTGAAAACCCATGCAAGGTTATTGCCAGGCTTGAACAACCGCTTTTAACCCCCACGGAAAAAGAGCGGGAAGGGTATGTCCCGAACGTTGTCTATTCATGCGGTTCGATCCTCCATTCCAATGAACTTGTCATTCCCTATGCCATGTCGGACATAAATTCGGGTATTGCCACCATCAAGGTTAAAACATTGATTCAGCATATGCGTAAAACAATTTACGGCAATAAATTCAGAGGACATAAACGATGA
- a CDS encoding SIS domain-containing protein has translation MNNTEGRYQHYFLVREMLGVKNVLAAMAPVEIFDFSAQIKHKKVLLTGEGSSRIFPAKKVIYDARQHNYKENIITEGASQALEYDLDGHTVFIASNSGRTKECVYLLEALKKKNHDNIMAVVAHKDSVIMNGADHTYLLKSGHEKAVAATKTVIEQALFYDILFRKSNGKDCPDLNKTGELFDLVLQKKIPDTMVNQLAASDMIYFSGRNNGVSEELALKTNEITGKKSDYLEGTYAVHGVEEAMSKNEVMIIIDPFLEEETKIQRMLVETIGVIVIAIASRTTSFPTLQIPDSGEFTPYLQMAMGWNLLIETALALKMDLDHPKRARKIGNEYEQPV, from the coding sequence ATGAACAACACAGAGGGCAGGTACCAGCACTATTTCCTGGTCAGGGAAATGCTGGGGGTCAAAAATGTATTGGCTGCCATGGCGCCTGTAGAAATTTTTGATTTTTCAGCACAGATCAAACACAAGAAGGTATTGTTAACCGGTGAAGGATCATCCAGGATATTCCCGGCCAAGAAAGTAATTTATGACGCCCGGCAGCACAACTATAAAGAGAACATCATAACAGAAGGCGCCAGCCAGGCCCTTGAGTATGATCTTGACGGCCATACGGTTTTTATCGCTTCCAATTCAGGCAGAACTAAAGAATGTGTATATCTGCTTGAGGCCTTAAAAAAGAAAAACCATGACAATATTATGGCCGTGGTGGCCCATAAAGATTCGGTAATTATGAATGGGGCAGATCATACCTACCTTTTGAAAAGCGGTCATGAGAAGGCTGTGGCGGCCACAAAAACAGTGATAGAGCAAGCGTTGTTCTACGATATTCTGTTTCGAAAATCCAATGGTAAAGATTGTCCGGATTTGAATAAGACCGGAGAGCTCTTCGATTTGGTATTGCAAAAGAAGATTCCTGACACCATGGTCAATCAATTGGCTGCTTCCGATATGATCTATTTCTCAGGCAGAAATAATGGTGTTTCAGAAGAACTGGCTCTGAAAACCAATGAAATTACAGGAAAAAAATCAGATTATCTGGAAGGCACCTATGCCGTTCACGGGGTTGAAGAGGCCATGTCAAAAAATGAGGTGATGATCATTATCGATCCTTTCCTGGAGGAAGAAACCAAAATACAGAGGATGCTGGTAGAGACAATTGGTGTGATCGTCATTGCCATAGCCTCAAGAACAACATCTTTTCCCACCTTGCAGATACCGGATTCAGGTGAATTTACCCCCTACCTACAAATGGCCATGGGGTGGAATTTATTAATTGAAACAGCTCTGGCACTCAAGATGGATCTGGATCATCCCAAAAGGGCAAGGAAGATCGGCAATGAATATGAACAACCGGTTTGA
- a CDS encoding glycosyltransferase family 4 protein translates to MKILVLYDYPASPGGLATQGELLYRGLKEMGVDAYPVNFESAQEKEWYYRWFNPDVVLGVGYWGHTPDLILHPQQHGALPVPWLVADGYISNYREILNRLPLILVTSTWVKEVYIRDGINPDIIEVLPVGCDTDAFYPMDRTDPKVVAVRQSLGVGPDDMMVLTVGGDAASKGAQEVMQALAINNSKAPPWKYVCKVWPQERTDIQNDMDHKLANQLGISQNIINTMNRLSRNFMPYLINACDIYAAPSRLEGFGMPQVEAGACEKPVIGIKAMGMLDTLVHGETALLADVAQEILLKETMVFAETASKERQKIVFPTPRTVDYRASVHDIASYLMELMESFDLRQKLGEAARKRVVEQFDYKIVAKRFVKILSTRLGVS, encoded by the coding sequence ATGAAAATATTGGTTTTATATGACTATCCGGCCTCCCCCGGCGGGTTAGCCACACAGGGGGAATTGTTATACAGGGGCTTAAAGGAGATGGGGGTGGATGCCTATCCTGTAAATTTTGAATCGGCCCAGGAAAAAGAGTGGTACTACAGGTGGTTTAATCCGGATGTGGTTCTCGGGGTGGGGTATTGGGGCCATACACCGGATTTGATTCTTCACCCCCAGCAGCACGGCGCCCTGCCTGTTCCCTGGCTGGTTGCAGACGGCTATATTTCAAATTATCGTGAAATATTAAACCGTCTCCCGCTCATTTTAGTGACATCAACCTGGGTGAAAGAGGTGTATATCCGGGATGGTATCAACCCGGATATTATTGAGGTGCTGCCCGTGGGCTGTGATACAGATGCGTTTTACCCCATGGATAGGACAGATCCTAAAGTTGTGGCAGTACGGCAATCATTGGGGGTTGGTCCGGATGATATGATGGTTTTAACCGTTGGCGGGGATGCGGCCTCCAAAGGGGCCCAGGAAGTGATGCAGGCCCTGGCCATCAATAATTCAAAAGCCCCGCCCTGGAAATATGTCTGCAAGGTCTGGCCCCAGGAGAGGACCGACATACAGAATGACATGGATCATAAACTGGCCAATCAGCTTGGGATTAGCCAGAATATCATCAATACGATGAATCGATTATCCAGAAATTTCATGCCGTACTTAATAAATGCCTGTGATATTTATGCAGCACCCTCACGGTTGGAAGGCTTTGGTATGCCCCAAGTTGAGGCAGGAGCCTGTGAAAAACCGGTCATTGGCATCAAGGCCATGGGAATGCTGGACACCCTGGTCCACGGGGAAACTGCTCTTTTGGCCGACGTGGCCCAGGAGATTCTCTTAAAAGAAACCATGGTGTTCGCTGAAACTGCTTCAAAGGAGAGACAGAAGATCGTTTTTCCAACTCCCCGCACGGTTGATTATCGGGCCAGTGTCCATGATATTGCCAGCTATTTGATGGAGTTAATGGAAAGTTTCGACCTGCGCCAAAAACTGGGTGAAGCTGCCAGAAAACGAGTTGTTGAACAATTTGATTACAAGATCGTTGCCAAGCGATTTGTAAAGATTCTTTCTACCCGGCTGGGAGTCTCATAA
- a CDS encoding glycoside hydrolase 100 family protein — MEEPMASLIGKAKQAALDVLLHNSQGPFFNLPRTAGWGYPEAYTRDLMIASLGILVTGNKTLINSLRHVFQVLSTHQTPLGHIPSIVHDPNECGASDTTPLFLMALQIFRDVTGDAVFLEEAAAKARTWMLYQSPTSQSLVAQMPTSDWRDEQWVLGYGLFVNTIVYSYLKLFGLDDQAGVLKQRMTARLSIKDDNGKHGKKSGLGIKFKPYFALWSYKMYNSERFDLLGNSLAILSGIASPSKALQMISWTEDACQKLKSNGELAVDLPPNFFPYIHPGDDDWRPRYSKFNLPGDYHNGGIWPFVCGFYIAALTAAGRHRLAEKKFESLTRLIQPARRAKVDFGFNEWVKAQDGKPKGQDWQTWSAAMYLYAAECIKRQQTPFFDTIRAKADRR; from the coding sequence ATGGAAGAACCAATGGCCTCTTTGATAGGAAAAGCAAAACAGGCAGCATTAGACGTGTTGCTGCATAATAGTCAGGGGCCCTTTTTTAATCTTCCCAGGACGGCCGGCTGGGGATATCCCGAAGCCTATACACGGGATCTGATGATTGCAAGTCTTGGCATTCTGGTCACGGGGAATAAAACATTGATCAATTCCCTGCGACATGTGTTCCAGGTACTATCAACCCATCAGACACCCCTTGGTCATATCCCTTCCATTGTTCATGATCCTAATGAGTGCGGTGCAAGTGATACCACCCCCTTATTTCTCATGGCCCTGCAGATATTCCGCGATGTTACCGGCGACGCAGTTTTTTTAGAGGAAGCCGCTGCCAAGGCCCGGACCTGGATGTTGTACCAGTCTCCAACCAGCCAGAGTTTGGTGGCTCAAATGCCAACCAGTGACTGGCGGGATGAGCAGTGGGTGTTGGGATATGGTTTGTTTGTGAACACCATCGTATATTCCTACTTGAAATTATTCGGCCTGGATGACCAGGCCGGTGTATTAAAACAAAGAATGACTGCCCGTCTTTCCATCAAAGACGATAACGGAAAGCACGGCAAAAAAAGCGGGTTGGGAATAAAATTCAAACCCTATTTTGCACTCTGGTCTTATAAAATGTACAATAGTGAACGGTTTGATCTTCTGGGAAACAGCCTGGCCATTCTGTCGGGGATTGCATCACCGTCAAAAGCGTTACAGATGATTTCCTGGACAGAAGATGCGTGTCAAAAGCTAAAAAGCAATGGAGAGCTGGCAGTTGATCTGCCCCCTAATTTTTTTCCGTATATTCATCCGGGAGACGATGACTGGCGGCCTCGATATTCAAAATTCAACCTTCCCGGGGACTATCACAACGGCGGTATATGGCCTTTTGTCTGCGGATTTTATATTGCCGCTCTAACAGCAGCAGGCCGACACAGACTGGCCGAAAAAAAATTTGAATCCCTGACCCGATTGATTCAACCTGCCCGAAGGGCAAAAGTGGATTTCGGGTTCAATGAATGGGTTAAAGCACAGGATGGCAAACCCAAGGGCCAGGATTGGCAGACCTGGTCCGCGGCCATGTACTTATACGCCGCTGAATGCATTAAACGGCAACAGACCCCATTTTTTGATACCATAAGAGCGAAAGCAGACAGGAGATAA
- a CDS encoding ATP-binding cassette domain-containing protein, whose product MNNINLDVTKGERIVVCGPSGSGKSTLIRCINRLEEHQKGQIIVDGIELTKDLKMQHEPKSYALKRSYVTSLVWQDESGAEQKRRANRWRAATVWSIHPNDYRRPD is encoded by the coding sequence TTGAACAATATCAACCTTGATGTGACAAAGGGAGAGCGCATCGTTGTATGCGGCCCCTCGGGATCGGGTAAATCCACTTTAATCCGGTGCATCAACCGCCTTGAAGAACATCAGAAGGGGCAGATTATTGTCGATGGCATTGAACTGACCAAAGATTTAAAAATGCAACATGAGCCAAAATCATATGCACTCAAACGGTCATATGTGACCTCTTTGGTGTGGCAGGACGAATCAGGGGCCGAACAAAAACGCCGCGCCAACAGGTGGCGGGCTGCAACGGTATGGTCAATTCATCCTAATGATTATCGGCGGCCAGATTGA
- a CDS encoding GNAT family N-acetyltransferase — protein MGQYHLENMFNPRHIAVVGASEKKGTIGRALMENLMQGGFTGTILPVNPRYRSLHGHECVASVCDLDSGVDLAIIATPIHTAIDVVTECVEKKVCGAIIISAGGREVGASGRQIEDRIQKIAYRGGLRILGPNCMGLIRPAKSLNAGFASDMPLAGNLAFVSQSGAICGAILGMAAGEHMGFSHFVSIGSMLDIDFGDMIDYLGNDPTAKSILLYIENLTHVRKFMSAARAVSRVKPIIVLKSGRSPAGAKAAASHTGAMAGEDAVYDAAFKRAGIVRVASIEELFDCAELMAKQPRPRGPRLAILTNGGGPGVMAADTLAQYGETPEPLAPESVKALDAFLPPFWSRGNPVDILGDATADRYARALKVCFDSENLDGVLVILAPQAITDPFPVAEMLAAAAGGRKYPVFACWMGGKSVEKAIAVLNEAGIPTYDTPERAVRAFLYMAEYTANLEILLEVPPRMTRRMAFDEKTAESLMAGATEGFMPQTDAMEVLTAYGLPVIRTKIAGTKAQALRAAEETGFPVVMKLLSSDITHKTDAGGVCLDLRCKEDISRAYDGIMSSAAKYAPHAAIEGVSLQPYFSSPDFEILMGARHDPSFGPVILFGMGGIFTEVLHDSALGLPPMNRLLALRLMQQTKVYTLLKGYRNQPGADMEKLEEMIIRLSQLLIDFPQIAELDMNPVLIKDGSPVAVDARIRITPTQVPSSFHLVIGPYPEEDESHMLSTDGRQIFIRPVKPEDAPLFTALFKKLTPTTIYYRFFGMLKVLPPQMLARFTQIDYDREIALVALVEEEETAQTERMLGVARIIREPDGTTGEFSVVVGDEWQGKGIGFGLLEKCLAIAEKQGLKTVHGIALAENRNMIMMGKKMGFEIKRNPGTHDINLIIHLGN, from the coding sequence TGCCAGTGAAAAAAAAGGAACCATCGGCCGCGCACTCATGGAAAACCTTATGCAAGGCGGGTTCACAGGCACTATACTGCCTGTGAACCCCAGGTATAGGAGCTTGCACGGACATGAGTGTGTGGCATCGGTATGCGATCTGGATTCGGGGGTGGACCTTGCCATTATCGCCACCCCCATTCACACGGCCATCGATGTCGTGACGGAGTGTGTGGAAAAAAAAGTATGCGGGGCGATTATTATTTCAGCAGGCGGAAGAGAGGTTGGGGCTTCGGGCCGCCAGATCGAAGACCGGATTCAAAAGATCGCCTATCGCGGCGGGCTGCGCATCCTGGGTCCCAATTGTATGGGGTTGATCCGGCCGGCCAAGTCTCTAAACGCGGGGTTTGCCTCTGATATGCCCCTTGCCGGGAACCTGGCCTTTGTCTCCCAGAGCGGTGCCATCTGCGGTGCCATTCTTGGTATGGCGGCCGGGGAGCACATGGGATTCAGCCATTTTGTCAGCATCGGGTCCATGCTGGACATCGATTTTGGAGACATGATCGATTATCTTGGAAATGATCCCACGGCAAAAAGTATTTTATTGTATATTGAAAACCTGACCCATGTCCGCAAATTCATGAGTGCCGCCCGTGCGGTGTCACGGGTTAAACCCATTATCGTTCTCAAATCCGGCCGGAGCCCGGCCGGTGCAAAGGCGGCCGCCTCTCACACGGGGGCCATGGCTGGAGAAGACGCCGTGTACGATGCGGCCTTCAAGCGCGCCGGCATCGTCCGGGTGGCCTCCATTGAGGAATTGTTTGACTGCGCTGAACTGATGGCCAAGCAGCCCCGCCCCCGAGGCCCCAGGCTGGCCATCCTCACCAATGGCGGCGGACCCGGTGTCATGGCGGCGGACACCCTGGCCCAATACGGTGAAACACCTGAACCCCTTGCCCCTGAAAGCGTGAAGGCCCTTGACGCCTTCCTGCCGCCCTTCTGGAGCCGGGGCAATCCCGTGGATATCCTGGGCGATGCCACCGCCGACCGGTACGCCCGTGCCCTCAAGGTCTGCTTTGATTCAGAAAATTTGGACGGCGTCCTGGTGATATTGGCGCCCCAGGCCATTACCGATCCTTTTCCGGTGGCCGAGATGCTGGCCGCTGCCGCAGGGGGGCGCAAATATCCGGTATTTGCCTGCTGGATGGGCGGGAAAAGCGTTGAAAAGGCCATTGCGGTGTTAAATGAAGCCGGAATCCCCACCTATGATACGCCTGAACGGGCGGTGCGCGCCTTTCTGTATATGGCTGAATATACGGCCAATCTTGAAATTCTTCTGGAAGTTCCTCCCAGGATGACCCGGCGCATGGCATTTGATGAAAAAACAGCAGAAAGCCTGATGGCCGGGGCAACAGAGGGGTTTATGCCCCAGACCGATGCCATGGAAGTGCTCACCGCCTATGGCCTGCCCGTGATCCGGACAAAGATCGCCGGAACAAAGGCCCAAGCCCTGCGTGCAGCCGAGGAAACCGGATTCCCGGTGGTCATGAAACTGCTCTCCTCCGATATCACCCATAAAACCGATGCTGGCGGTGTCTGTCTGGATCTGCGGTGCAAAGAGGATATCAGCCGGGCCTATGACGGCATCATGTCGTCGGCCGCCAAGTATGCCCCCCATGCGGCAATTGAAGGGGTATCCCTCCAGCCCTATTTCTCCAGCCCTGATTTTGAAATCTTAATGGGGGCCAGGCATGATCCCAGTTTCGGCCCGGTGATTCTGTTTGGGATGGGCGGCATTTTTACCGAGGTATTACACGACAGCGCCCTGGGGCTGCCCCCTATGAACCGGCTTCTTGCCCTGCGCCTCATGCAGCAGACCAAGGTTTATACCCTTTTAAAAGGATACCGGAACCAGCCGGGTGCAGACATGGAAAAACTTGAAGAGATGATCATCCGCCTCTCCCAGCTTTTAATCGATTTTCCGCAGATTGCCGAACTGGACATGAATCCTGTCTTGATCAAAGACGGCAGCCCCGTGGCCGTGGATGCAAGGATCCGGATCACGCCGACCCAGGTGCCCTCTTCCTTTCATCTGGTCATCGGCCCTTACCCTGAAGAGGATGAATCCCATATGCTCAGTACGGACGGGCGACAGATTTTTATCCGCCCGGTCAAGCCTGAGGATGCCCCGCTGTTTACGGCATTATTCAAAAAACTCACCCCCACAACGATCTATTACCGGTTTTTCGGGATGTTAAAGGTGCTGCCGCCCCAGATGCTGGCCCGGTTCACCCAGATCGACTATGACCGGGAGATCGCCCTGGTTGCCCTGGTTGAGGAGGAAGAAACGGCTCAAACCGAGCGTATGCTCGGGGTTGCCAGGATTATAAGGGAACCGGACGGGACAACCGGTGAGTTTTCCGTTGTGGTGGGGGATGAGTGGCAAGGCAAAGGGATTGGCTTTGGCCTGCTGGAAAAATGCCTGGCCATTGCTGAAAAACAGGGATTGAAAACGGTACACGGGATCGCGCTGGCAGAAAACCGGAACATGATCATGATGGGTAAAAAGATGGGGTTTGAGATTAAAAGAAATCCTGGCACTCATGATATCAATCTCATCATTCACCTGGGAAATTAA